From a single Candidatus Zixiibacteriota bacterium genomic region:
- a CDS encoding polysaccharide deacetylase family protein, translated as MRPAPIRWPGNAKIAVSFFVAFESFIHHSQYRRGGDRPDYASLAYGEYGGKAGIWRILETLGRHGVKGTIDTNGLAAEKYPDAARELARGGHELVGHGWANDIYLTSLEPAEEREVIHRTLETIAAVTGCRPVGWVSPGHRINEHTFDHLVEAGIHWTGDLPGPDVPEHRLIRGKPLVVMPRLDYANDHSMIFQPKNPPRYYFESFKTAFDRLYAEGETGSPKLIDALVHAHIGGRPHIIGVFEECIAYAKSFSDVWFCTKGEIARWYLDNYVLRDSTGGNPQ; from the coding sequence ATGAGACCCGCACCGATCCGCTGGCCCGGCAATGCCAAGATTGCCGTGAGCTTCTTCGTCGCCTTCGAATCGTTCATCCACCACTCGCAGTACCGCCGCGGGGGCGACCGGCCGGACTATGCCTCCCTCGCCTACGGTGAGTACGGCGGCAAGGCGGGCATCTGGCGCATCCTCGAAACACTCGGCCGCCACGGTGTCAAGGGAACGATCGACACCAACGGCCTCGCCGCCGAAAAATATCCGGACGCCGCCCGCGAGCTTGCGCGCGGCGGTCATGAGCTGGTCGGCCACGGCTGGGCGAACGACATCTATCTCACCTCGCTCGAGCCGGCCGAGGAAAGGGAAGTCATCCATCGGACGCTGGAAACCATTGCGGCGGTCACCGGCTGCCGCCCGGTGGGCTGGGTCAGTCCGGGGCACCGCATCAACGAACACACCTTCGATCACCTCGTCGAGGCGGGGATTCACTGGACCGGCGATCTCCCCGGCCCGGATGTTCCCGAGCACCGGTTGATCCGCGGCAAACCTCTGGTCGTCATGCCCCGCCTGGATTACGCCAACGACCATTCCATGATCTTCCAGCCGAAGAACCCCCCGCGCTATTATTTCGAAAGCTTCAAGACCGCCTTCGACCGCCTGTACGCCGAGGGCGAGACGGGATCGCCGAAGCTGATCGACGCGCTCGTTCACGCCCACATCGGCGGAAGACCCCATATCATCGGCGTCTTCGAGGAATGCATCGCCTACGCCAAGAGCTTCAGCGACGTGTGGTTCTGCACCAAGGGCGAGATCGCGCGGTGGTATCTCGACAACTACGTCCTGCGGGACTCGACCGGAGGAAACCCGCAATGA